The following proteins come from a genomic window of Polaribacter dokdonensis:
- a CDS encoding homoserine kinase, whose protein sequence is MNYLKLFSPATVANVSCGFDSLGFAVDTVGDEMTFIKTAEKGVKITAITGANLSYNVDENAASAVVKKMLNEANADFGVALTISKGYSPGSGLGSSAASAAGAAFGANQLLGNIYSNLELVKFAMFGEEVACGSQIADNVAAAIYGGFVLIRSYEPLEIIKLPVPKELKLVAIHPQVEVKTKDARAVLPSKIDLKDAITQWANVGGLISGLYREDYQLISNSLVDIIVEPYRKKLIPHFDEVKNAAIKSGALGAGISGSGPTIFALCKGDEDANKVHSAINESYKNTGIAYTLFTSKINDKGIKILESN, encoded by the coding sequence ATGAACTATTTAAAACTATTTTCTCCTGCAACTGTAGCCAATGTTTCTTGTGGTTTCGACTCTTTAGGGTTTGCTGTAGATACTGTTGGTGATGAAATGACATTTATAAAAACAGCAGAAAAAGGAGTAAAAATTACTGCTATAACTGGCGCAAATTTATCTTACAATGTAGATGAAAATGCTGCAAGTGCTGTGGTTAAAAAAATGCTGAATGAAGCAAATGCAGATTTTGGAGTTGCATTAACTATTTCTAAAGGTTATTCTCCTGGAAGTGGATTAGGTAGTTCTGCTGCAAGTGCTGCAGGTGCTGCTTTTGGTGCGAATCAATTATTAGGAAATATTTACTCGAATTTAGAATTGGTAAAATTTGCCATGTTTGGTGAAGAAGTAGCTTGTGGTTCACAAATTGCAGATAATGTAGCTGCAGCAATTTATGGTGGTTTTGTTTTAATTAGAAGTTATGAACCTTTAGAAATTATAAAATTACCTGTACCAAAAGAATTGAAATTAGTAGCTATTCATCCTCAAGTTGAAGTAAAAACCAAAGATGCAAGAGCGGTTTTACCTAGTAAAATAGACTTAAAAGATGCCATTACTCAATGGGCTAATGTTGGTGGTTTAATTAGTGGTTTATATAGAGAAGATTATCAATTAATTAGCAATTCTTTGGTTGACATCATTGTAGAACCTTATCGTAAAAAACTAATTCCACATTTTGATGAAGTTAAAAATGCAGCTATAAAATCAGGTGCTTTAGGTGCAGGAATTTCAGGTTCAGGACCTACTATATTTGCGTTATGTAAAGGTGATGAAGATGCTAATAAAGTACACTCAGCAATTAACGAAAGTTATAAAAACACAGGAATAGCGTATACTTTATTTACCTCAAAAATTAATGATAAAGGAATTAAAATTTTAGAATCGAACTAA
- the thrA gene encoding bifunctional aspartate kinase/homoserine dehydrogenase I yields MKVLKFGGSSVANSENIKQVLSIVANTSKQDKVAVVVSAFGKTTNNLLAGANKALENIKEAKEILEGIKSLHFKVIDDLIQSNSKEVTETVVNLFTKLNAIYEGVFLLQELSDKTLAKVSSFGERLSSYIIANAAKEILNATHKDSRELILTNDIYLNAQVNFDKTDDLIHTYFKSNKHQVTVLGGFISSNTENEITTLGRGGSDFSAAIYAAALNASELQIWTDVSGMFTANPSVVKQAHPIPEISYEEAMELSHFGAKVLYPPTIQPALRKDIPIKIKNTFSPENEGTLICKNPQSKSDVKGISHIDEITLITLEGGGMIGIPGFSKRLFEALSLAQINVVFITQASSEHSICVGIYDADAQKAKEILEANFSIEIDRKKIKPISVESDLAIIAVVGESMKNYQGLSGQMFSTLGRNNVNVRAIAQGSSEKNISAVINSFDAKKALNALHEEFFEERTKQLNLFVTGVGNVGERVLAQIHQQKKFLKENLKLNIRVIGISNSRKMYFDKSGINLKNWKDLLANGQETSLASFHDHVKKLNLRNSVFIDNTANKSVSEVYANYLRDSISVVTCNKIACASEYNNYKNLKNLSKKYNASFLFETNVGAGLPIIDTLKNLVNSGDRIHKIQAVLSGSLNFVFNNFNANSTFKNIVQQAQKEGYTEPDPKIDLSGIDVARKILILARESGYQLELDDIKNNPFLPEESLNTSNNEAFYASLEKNENHFQSIFTKAHKNNSRLKYVAEFINGKANVGLQEIPAQHPFYNLEGSDNIVLFFTDRYPENPLIIKGAGAGADVTASGIFADVIRIANQ; encoded by the coding sequence ATGAAAGTATTAAAATTTGGAGGCTCATCTGTAGCAAATTCAGAAAACATAAAACAAGTATTAAGCATTGTAGCAAATACTTCTAAACAAGATAAAGTAGCAGTTGTAGTTTCTGCATTTGGCAAAACAACCAATAATTTATTAGCAGGTGCAAATAAGGCTTTAGAAAACATAAAGGAAGCAAAGGAAATTTTAGAAGGAATAAAAAGCTTACATTTTAAGGTTATAGACGACTTAATTCAAAGTAATTCAAAAGAAGTTACTGAAACTGTTGTAAATCTATTTACCAAATTAAATGCGATTTATGAAGGTGTTTTTCTTTTACAGGAATTGTCTGATAAAACTTTGGCAAAGGTATCTAGTTTTGGAGAAAGACTATCATCTTATATCATTGCAAATGCAGCTAAAGAAATTTTAAACGCAACTCATAAAGACAGTAGAGAGTTAATTCTTACCAACGATATTTATCTAAATGCTCAGGTTAATTTTGATAAAACAGATGATTTAATTCACACTTATTTCAAGAGTAATAAACATCAAGTTACTGTTCTAGGAGGCTTTATTTCTTCGAATACTGAGAACGAAATAACAACTTTAGGAAGAGGAGGCTCTGATTTTTCTGCTGCTATTTATGCTGCTGCATTAAATGCATCTGAATTACAAATATGGACAGATGTTTCTGGAATGTTTACAGCCAATCCAAGTGTGGTAAAACAAGCACATCCAATTCCAGAAATTTCTTATGAAGAAGCTATGGAACTTTCTCATTTTGGAGCAAAAGTTTTGTACCCACCAACAATTCAACCTGCTTTAAGAAAAGATATTCCTATTAAAATAAAGAATACATTTTCGCCAGAAAATGAAGGAACATTAATTTGTAAAAATCCACAAAGTAAAAGTGATGTAAAAGGAATTTCTCATATAGATGAAATTACCCTAATTACATTAGAAGGTGGAGGAATGATTGGTATTCCTGGTTTTTCTAAACGATTATTTGAAGCTTTATCATTAGCCCAAATAAACGTAGTTTTTATTACACAAGCCTCTTCAGAACACTCAATTTGTGTTGGTATTTATGATGCTGATGCTCAAAAAGCAAAAGAGATATTAGAAGCAAATTTTAGTATTGAAATAGACAGAAAAAAAATAAAACCTATTAGTGTAGAAAGCGATTTAGCAATTATTGCAGTTGTTGGAGAAAGCATGAAAAACTATCAAGGTTTAAGTGGTCAAATGTTTAGCACTTTAGGTAGAAATAATGTAAATGTTAGAGCAATTGCTCAAGGCTCATCAGAAAAAAACATTTCTGCTGTAATAAATAGTTTTGATGCAAAAAAAGCATTAAACGCTTTGCATGAAGAGTTTTTTGAAGAACGCACAAAACAACTTAATCTATTTGTAACAGGAGTTGGAAATGTAGGTGAACGTGTTTTAGCTCAAATTCATCAACAAAAAAAGTTCTTAAAAGAAAACTTAAAGTTAAACATTAGAGTTATTGGTATTTCAAACTCTAGAAAAATGTACTTTGATAAATCTGGAATCAACCTAAAAAACTGGAAAGATTTATTAGCTAATGGGCAAGAAACTTCTTTAGCATCTTTTCATGATCATGTTAAAAAACTGAACTTAAGAAATAGCGTATTTATAGATAATACAGCAAATAAAAGTGTATCTGAAGTCTATGCAAACTATTTAAGAGATAGTATTTCTGTCGTAACTTGTAATAAAATTGCTTGTGCTTCTGAATACAACAACTATAAAAATCTAAAAAATCTATCTAAAAAATATAATGCATCCTTTTTGTTTGAAACTAATGTTGGTGCAGGTTTACCAATAATAGATACTTTAAAAAACTTAGTGAATTCAGGAGATAGAATTCATAAAATTCAGGCTGTTTTATCTGGTAGTTTAAATTTTGTATTTAATAATTTTAATGCAAATTCTACTTTTAAAAATATTGTACAACAAGCACAAAAAGAAGGTTATACAGAACCAGATCCAAAAATTGATTTAAGTGGGATTGATGTGGCCAGAAAAATTTTAATTTTAGCACGCGAAAGTGGTTATCAATTAGAATTGGATGATATCAAAAACAATCCTTTTTTACCTGAAGAGAGTTTAAATACTTCTAATAATGAAGCGTTTTATGCATCATTAGAAAAGAATGAAAATCACTTTCAATCAATATTTACCAAGGCTCATAAAAACAATTCACGTTTAAAATATGTGGCTGAATTTATCAACGGAAAAGCCAATGTTGGTTTACAAGAAATTCCTGCTCAACATCCTTTTTATAATTTAGAAGGAAGTGATAATATTGTATTATTTTTCACAGACAGATATCCAGAAAATCCTTTAATCATAAAAGGTGCAGGTGCAGGCGCAGATGTTACTGCTTCAGGTATTTTTGCTGATGTAATTCGAATAGCAAATCAATAA